A region from the Macaca mulatta isolate MMU2019108-1 chromosome 13, T2T-MMU8v2.0, whole genome shotgun sequence genome encodes:
- the LOC707552 gene encoding myeloid-associated differentiation marker-like — protein MPVTVTHPTVTTTVGSPTVIGSPRALTQPLGLLCLLQLVSTCMAFSLVASAGAWRGYMGNWSMFTWCFCFAVTLVILLVELGGFQARFPFFWRNFPITIACYAALLCLSASIMYPITYVQFLSHGPSRDHAVAATVFSGIACLAYATEVAWTRVRPGEITGYMASKPGLLKVLETFVACLIFVFISSPYLYHNWLALEWCVAVYALCFVLAALTILLNLGHCTNMLPIPFHSFLLGLALLSVLLYATALVLWPLYQFNENYGVQSWQARDVSCSDRNPYLVCIWDR, from the coding sequence ATGCCGGTGACTGTTACCCACCCAACCGTCACAACCACTGTGGGGTCCCCCACCGTCATAGGGTCCCCTAGGGCCCTGACCCAGCCCCTGGGCCTCCTCTGCCTGCTGCAGCTGGTGTCCACCTGCATGGCTTTCTCGCTGGTAGCCAGCGCAGGCGCCTGGAGGGGATATATGGGTAACTGGTCCATGTTCACCTGGTGTTTCTGCTTTGCCGTGACCTTGGTCATACTTCTCGTGGAGCTGGGCGGGTTCCAGGCCCGCTTCCCCTTTTTTTGGCGCAACTTCCCCATCACCATCGCCTGCTATGCGGCCCTCCTGTGCCTCTCGGCCTCCATCATGTATCCCATCACCTACGTGCAGTTCCTATCCCACGGCCCTTCCCGCGACCACGCTGTCGCCGCCACTGTCTTCTCTGGCATCGCGTGTCTGGCTTACGCCACCGAAGTAGCCTGGACCCGGGTCCGGCCCGGCGAGATCACTGGCTACATGGCCTCTAAGCCGGGGCTGCTGAAGGTGCTGGAGACCTTCGTGGCCTGCCTCATCTTCGTGTTCATCAGCAGCCCCTACCTGTACCACAACTGGCTGGCCCTGGAGTGGTGCGTGGCGGTGTACGCCCTCTGCTTCGTCCTGGCAGCCCTCACTATCCTGCTGAACCTGGGACACTGCACCAACATGCTGCCCATCCCCTTCCACAGTTTCCTGTTGGGGCTGGCCTTGCTGTCCGTCCTCCTCTATGCCACTGCCCTTGTCCTCTGGCCCCTCTACCAGTTCAACGAGAATTATGGTGTCCAGTCCTGGCAGGCGAGAGATGTGAGCTGCAGCGACAGAAACCCCTACCTTGTGTGTATCTGGGACCGCTGA